The Sneathiella sp. P13V-1 genome includes a window with the following:
- a CDS encoding DUF1254 domain-containing protein encodes MTVKSIAKILLVFLLAIVGLGAGLFGGIRDYPRHIFHEKAKASSEKFGNGQWVHLRKLVGAEFREIVRPNQDTIYSSVFVDLSEGPKLLSIPAINSYYSFAIYNEDTDVIGYVASRTHGTGKPQEVLITPPGYRGDTGAHEVIASSSEMVWVLGRFLISEEGDYPVVHQVQNSLKLSSFTK; translated from the coding sequence ATGACAGTTAAATCAATCGCTAAAATTCTGTTGGTATTTCTTTTGGCAATCGTCGGTTTAGGTGCCGGATTGTTTGGAGGCATAAGAGACTATCCTCGTCACATCTTTCACGAGAAAGCAAAAGCCAGTTCTGAGAAATTTGGGAATGGGCAGTGGGTGCATCTTCGGAAACTTGTAGGTGCAGAATTTCGGGAAATTGTCCGGCCAAATCAGGATACGATCTATTCTTCTGTTTTTGTGGATCTTTCGGAAGGGCCAAAACTTCTCTCCATTCCGGCGATCAACTCCTATTACAGTTTTGCAATCTATAACGAAGATACGGATGTGATCGGGTATGTGGCGAGCCGAACCCATGGAACAGGGAAACCACAAGAAGTATTGATAACCCCGCCGGGATATAGAGGAGATACCGGTGCCCATGAGGTGATTGCATCGTCTTCGGAAATGGTCTGGGTGCTCGGGCGCTTCTTGATTAGCGAAGAGGGAGACTATCCAGTGGTTCATCAGGTTCAAAATTCCCTGAAACTTTCAAGTTTCACTAAATAA
- a CDS encoding DUF1214 domain-containing protein codes for MSGFRYWAICLVVLIISGIVGFRSVGTVLNYVFQSQDGSSTAVKNGPWKTYEGLATVDLHPMVKAMVAHIGLGALTSDEAIYWVSTDDDTAVALNSAEKYEVKFSATPLHEIGGFWSLSLYGDDHFFVENEAGINSLSERSGVQKNPDGSFSVIVSATKPDAPANWLPAPKAGGFSLTLRYYIPKKVMIDAPASVSLPMIKKL; via the coding sequence ATGAGCGGATTTCGATATTGGGCCATTTGTCTAGTGGTTCTTATTATAAGTGGGATTGTTGGGTTCAGATCGGTGGGTACGGTTCTGAACTATGTTTTCCAAAGTCAGGATGGCAGTAGCACGGCCGTTAAAAATGGACCTTGGAAAACATATGAAGGACTTGCAACAGTGGACCTTCACCCCATGGTTAAAGCCATGGTCGCTCATATCGGATTAGGGGCGCTTACCTCTGATGAGGCGATTTATTGGGTGTCCACAGATGATGATACCGCGGTAGCGCTTAACAGCGCTGAGAAATACGAAGTGAAGTTTTCCGCGACACCTTTGCATGAAATCGGCGGTTTTTGGAGTTTGTCTTTATACGGAGATGATCATTTCTTTGTGGAAAATGAAGCAGGCATCAATTCACTGAGTGAGCGAAGCGGGGTTCAGAAAAACCCTGATGGGTCATTTTCTGTCATCGTGTCTGCAACAAAGCCTGACGCACCGGCAAACTGGTTGCCCGCGCCAAAGGCGGGCGGATTTTCTCTGACGCTTCGCTATTACATTCCAAAAAAAGTGATGATTGATGCCCCGGCGTCTGTTTCGTTACCAATGATCAAGAAATTGTAG
- a CDS encoding LysR family transcriptional regulator, with the protein MDFELRQLRYFVALSRLQNFRQAADELRISQAALTKSIQKLEDRLQLKLFDRTTRTVIATDAGEHLFAYATDVLSKAAELQQEADLLRGASKGNISIGTGPYPPECLISPALQKMIGQDKNISVDIRIGGPEEMLAALLDRRLDFVIYDVSNYEVSARSENIEVELLPPEPVVALFRTGHPLDGTIMSFEEGIKYPWATPTPPPFFKRRLPPELRVINGPQFNMDSISACVSLVRRTDVMTLLPLSVAIDLSQGGEFRYTRTALPFVTNMGIHFVKGRTLSPAAKDLIREIRKVANSNSKLEA; encoded by the coding sequence GTGGATTTTGAACTGCGCCAACTTCGCTATTTTGTAGCCCTCTCTCGACTACAGAATTTTCGGCAAGCCGCCGATGAACTAAGGATCAGCCAAGCGGCCCTTACCAAGAGCATTCAGAAACTGGAAGATCGACTCCAACTGAAACTGTTCGATCGCACCACCCGCACAGTGATTGCAACTGATGCTGGAGAGCATTTATTCGCTTATGCAACAGATGTGCTATCCAAAGCCGCTGAATTGCAGCAGGAAGCCGACTTGCTAAGGGGAGCATCAAAAGGGAATATCAGCATCGGCACTGGCCCTTACCCACCGGAATGCCTGATCAGCCCAGCCCTTCAAAAAATGATCGGTCAGGATAAAAACATATCCGTAGATATCCGTATCGGTGGCCCTGAAGAAATGCTGGCGGCACTTCTGGATCGACGATTAGATTTTGTAATCTATGATGTCTCCAATTACGAGGTCTCTGCCAGGTCAGAAAATATTGAAGTAGAACTTCTCCCTCCCGAACCTGTTGTTGCCCTCTTCAGAACAGGGCATCCACTTGATGGCACCATTATGAGCTTTGAAGAAGGGATCAAATACCCTTGGGCCACTCCAACGCCCCCCCCTTTCTTTAAGAGGCGCCTACCACCAGAGCTTCGCGTGATCAACGGACCCCAATTTAACATGGATAGTATTTCCGCCTGTGTTTCCTTGGTTCGCCGGACCGATGTGATGACCCTCCTCCCACTTTCCGTAGCCATAGATCTTAGTCAAGGAGGAGAATTCAGATATACTCGGACCGCCCTACCCTTTGTCACTAATATGGGTATTCACTTTGTTAAAGGGCGCACACTCTCCCCCGCCGCAAAAGACCTGATCCGCGAAATCAGGAAAGTGGCAAATTCTAATAGCAAATTGGAAGCATAA
- a CDS encoding acyltransferase family protein: MSLISAENSHLNVNFRKDINVLRAFAVTAVILFHFDFDFALGGYLGVDVFFVISGYLMTAIILSRLTQKKFNLGSFYVSRLLRIVPALVMLCLVLGGLGWFLIFPFDYAYLAKNINHALTFKSNITFSRGTGYFDTGADLKWLLHTWSLSVEMQFYLIYPLLLILIYKIFGLIGVRVLLVAGFLASLGFYIWAMSREEANVAFYLLQSRAWQLLAGGLIVIFPVYNLTMEAQPGKLQQGLRSFGIVLILVSAALGVGNESFAAGWAILSTVGAVLILATSACLPHLAVPGLSLFKLIVHYVGQISYSLYLWHWPVRLIQKYTGYEESAGATFIAILATFLLSALSFHFIEKTANTYAKRRQANGFNWRPLVAMAATFIVLGGVYGSAKAVRENSGVVQRLESLPFENIPTYLFENPELYLLEGIADKCPNNAKPCYLTAGEKVKTPKWKPDLILSGDSHAMAIAHALSEVSFKDRNLNLLLSGSAACIFFRGYEHTLPIDKKFSRCKRAYENFQEMLDAVPVSVPLLLANNFPQYLKEKGRWSKVRYLDKKDGAEKDLSVGDAWLDMVCKITSSRKVFVMKSVPSTAVPVVKTLVQSVLNGTISDLNQAYFDKPIALHRKLTSAQDVLLNRAVRECGVTLIDPADILCEGNVCQGTTSDVIPLYRDGSHLSLFGSRKLIPLFERSFAGLE, encoded by the coding sequence ATGTCACTGATTAGCGCGGAAAACTCTCATCTGAACGTCAATTTTAGGAAAGATATTAATGTTTTAAGGGCGTTTGCAGTAACTGCCGTTATTCTCTTTCATTTTGACTTTGATTTTGCGCTGGGTGGTTATCTTGGGGTTGACGTCTTTTTCGTAATCTCGGGCTATTTGATGACGGCGATCATCCTCTCCCGTTTGACCCAGAAGAAGTTCAACTTGGGTAGTTTTTATGTTTCTCGGCTACTCAGGATTGTACCGGCATTGGTTATGTTGTGTCTGGTTTTAGGTGGTTTGGGCTGGTTTTTGATTTTTCCCTTCGACTACGCATACCTCGCCAAAAACATTAATCATGCCCTTACTTTCAAATCGAATATCACCTTCTCCAGGGGAACGGGGTATTTTGATACGGGAGCGGATCTAAAATGGCTTCTGCACACCTGGTCTCTTTCTGTAGAGATGCAGTTTTATCTGATCTATCCCCTCCTATTGATCTTGATTTATAAGATTTTTGGACTGATTGGTGTCCGCGTTTTGTTAGTTGCGGGCTTCCTGGCAAGTTTGGGTTTTTATATTTGGGCAATGTCCCGAGAAGAAGCGAATGTAGCATTCTATCTGTTGCAAAGCCGAGCCTGGCAATTGCTGGCAGGGGGATTGATTGTTATTTTCCCAGTATATAATCTCACAATGGAAGCGCAGCCCGGTAAACTGCAGCAGGGCCTCCGCTCTTTTGGAATAGTCCTGATTTTAGTATCAGCTGCTTTAGGGGTTGGGAATGAGAGCTTTGCGGCCGGCTGGGCAATTCTGTCAACAGTGGGAGCCGTTCTAATTCTGGCCACAAGTGCCTGCCTACCTCACTTGGCAGTGCCCGGATTGTCTTTGTTTAAGCTGATTGTTCATTATGTCGGCCAGATTTCCTACTCGCTTTATTTGTGGCATTGGCCAGTTCGGCTTATACAAAAATATACAGGATACGAAGAAAGTGCTGGAGCGACGTTTATCGCTATTTTGGCCACTTTCTTATTAAGCGCTCTTTCTTTTCATTTCATCGAAAAGACAGCAAACACGTACGCCAAACGGAGACAAGCTAACGGTTTTAATTGGCGACCTCTTGTGGCAATGGCAGCAACTTTTATTGTTCTCGGGGGGGTGTATGGTTCCGCGAAAGCGGTTCGGGAAAACAGTGGCGTGGTTCAACGATTAGAAAGTCTGCCTTTTGAAAATATTCCAACCTATCTGTTTGAAAACCCCGAACTATATTTGCTGGAGGGGATTGCAGATAAATGCCCCAACAACGCAAAACCATGCTATCTCACCGCCGGCGAGAAAGTAAAAACACCAAAGTGGAAACCCGATTTAATTTTGAGTGGCGATAGCCATGCGATGGCGATCGCGCATGCTCTTTCGGAAGTGAGTTTCAAAGATAGAAATTTGAACCTTCTTTTGTCGGGCAGTGCCGCTTGTATATTTTTTAGGGGATACGAACATACTTTACCGATTGATAAAAAATTCAGCCGATGTAAGAGGGCTTACGAGAATTTCCAGGAAATGTTGGACGCGGTACCTGTATCTGTTCCTCTGCTGTTGGCCAATAATTTTCCGCAATATCTAAAGGAAAAAGGCCGTTGGAGTAAGGTTCGCTATTTGGATAAGAAAGATGGAGCGGAAAAGGATCTATCTGTAGGGGATGCCTGGTTGGACATGGTTTGCAAGATCACCAGTAGCAGAAAAGTCTTCGTTATGAAATCCGTACCCTCTACCGCAGTTCCTGTCGTCAAGACATTGGTTCAGAGTGTTCTCAACGGGACAATTTCCGACCTTAATCAGGCCTATTTCGATAAACCTATAGCACTCCATAGAAAACTCACATCTGCACAGGATGTCCTCCTCAATCGAGCTGTTCGTGAATGTGGAGTGACCCTTATTGATCCAGCGGATATTCTGTGTGAGGGAAATGTGTGTCAGGGCACAACATCGGATGTTATTCCGCTGTATCGTGATGGTAGTCACCTAAGCCTTTTCGGGTCCCGGAAACTTATTCCGCTTTTTGAAAGATCATTCGCTGGATTAGAGTGA
- a CDS encoding HAD-IIA family hydrolase: MSIATPEWAFKRYEEVRPRLPEMPSFDQIPTPQQVDDLGVIDPHFDVFLFDAFGVLNVGETVLEEAPKRLASLREKGKQVFILTNAASQQKQAQIEKYKRFGFNLADECIVSSREILMQNMQEDILTQGYERLGIITICDLSDWPEDSPYSRYNYADDADNQAFYNCDAFVFMSSGQWNETHQQKLQAELQKNPRPVYVGNPDIVAPRETHLSLEPGYFAHELMDIANVKTSFYGKPYDNAFEEAISRAKRNMPDLKRNRVLMIGDTLHTDILGGKAAGVSTALVTNYGAYKQGDPYEFIKISGIYPEYVMPTI, encoded by the coding sequence ATGAGTATTGCCACCCCGGAATGGGCATTTAAACGGTATGAAGAAGTCCGGCCGCGATTGCCGGAAATGCCATCCTTTGACCAAATTCCAACACCACAACAGGTGGATGATCTGGGGGTTATCGACCCTCACTTTGATGTTTTTCTGTTTGATGCCTTTGGGGTCTTAAATGTGGGGGAAACGGTGCTGGAAGAAGCGCCAAAACGTCTCGCGTCCTTAAGGGAAAAAGGCAAGCAGGTTTTTATCCTGACCAATGCCGCAAGTCAGCAAAAACAGGCACAGATCGAAAAATATAAACGCTTTGGGTTCAATCTGGCAGATGAATGCATTGTCAGCAGCCGTGAAATCCTGATGCAGAATATGCAGGAAGATATCCTCACCCAAGGATATGAACGCCTTGGTATTATCACGATCTGCGATCTAAGCGACTGGCCGGAAGACAGCCCTTACAGTCGATATAACTATGCAGATGATGCGGATAATCAGGCATTCTATAACTGTGACGCCTTCGTTTTTATGAGTAGCGGCCAGTGGAATGAAACCCACCAACAAAAGCTGCAAGCCGAACTTCAGAAAAACCCGCGCCCTGTTTATGTGGGTAATCCGGACATTGTCGCCCCGCGCGAAACCCATTTATCACTGGAGCCTGGATATTTCGCCCATGAATTAATGGACATTGCGAATGTGAAAACCAGTTTCTATGGAAAGCCATACGATAACGCCTTTGAAGAAGCAATTTCACGCGCCAAACGCAACATGCCGGATTTGAAACGAAACAGGGTTCTGATGATCGGCGATACCCTGCACACGGATATTCTGGGCGGCAAGGCCGCGGGCGTTTCAACAGCACTTGTTACCAATTACGGCGCCTACAAACAGGGCGACCCATACGAATTTATAAAAATATCCGGGATCTACCCGGAATATGTGATGCCAACCATTTGA
- the phnD gene encoding phosphate/phosphite/phosphonate ABC transporter substrate-binding protein: protein MKFGKFLLASVAAATIAFTFSSPASAACSNHGDLDKRYCDEDGDLIADIPKDSSKWVDPDTLIFAYTPVEDPAVYKEAWSDFLAYLEEKTDKKVVFFPVQSNAAEIEAMRSGRLHIAGFNTGSNPLAVNCAGLRPFTMMASKDGSFGYEMEILTYPGSGITKIEDIKGKKMAFTSPTSNSGFKAPSAILKADYNMVPEKDFEPVYSGKHDNSILGVANKDYPAAAIANSVLARMLKRDVVKPEQLVSLYKSQTFPTTGYGLAHNLHPDLQKKIIDAFMSFKWEGSSLEEEFSKSGEGQFVPITYKGHWEVIRKIDAANGVSYSCS from the coding sequence ATGAAATTTGGTAAATTCCTGTTAGCGTCGGTTGCCGCGGCGACCATCGCCTTTACATTTAGCAGCCCTGCAAGCGCTGCCTGCAGCAATCACGGTGATCTTGATAAGCGTTACTGCGATGAAGACGGCGATCTGATCGCGGATATCCCGAAAGATAGCTCCAAATGGGTGGACCCAGACACCCTGATCTTCGCCTACACACCTGTTGAAGATCCTGCGGTTTATAAGGAAGCCTGGTCTGATTTCCTCGCCTATCTGGAAGAAAAAACAGACAAGAAAGTGGTCTTCTTCCCTGTTCAGTCCAACGCCGCGGAAATCGAAGCCATGCGCTCTGGCCGTCTGCATATCGCGGGCTTTAACACAGGGTCAAACCCGCTGGCTGTAAACTGCGCCGGTCTTCGTCCCTTTACAATGATGGCGTCCAAAGACGGCAGCTTCGGGTATGAGATGGAAATCCTGACATATCCAGGTTCCGGCATTACGAAAATTGAGGATATCAAAGGCAAGAAAATGGCCTTCACATCCCCAACATCCAACTCCGGCTTCAAAGCGCCATCTGCGATCTTGAAAGCAGATTACAACATGGTGCCTGAAAAGGACTTCGAACCTGTCTATTCCGGTAAGCATGACAACTCCATCCTTGGTGTTGCCAATAAAGACTATCCAGCCGCGGCGATCGCCAACTCCGTTCTGGCCCGTATGCTGAAGCGTGATGTGGTGAAACCTGAACAGCTGGTTTCCCTCTATAAATCACAGACTTTCCCAACAACCGGCTACGGCCTTGCCCATAACCTGCATCCAGATCTTCAGAAGAAAATCATCGATGCCTTTATGAGCTTCAAATGGGAAGGCTCCAGCCTGGAAGAAGAGTTCTCAAAATCCGGTGAAGGTCAGTTTGTGCCGATCACTTACAAAGGACATTGGGAAGTTATCCGCAAAATTGATGCGGCAAACGGCGTTTCCTACTCCTGTTCATAA
- the phnC gene encoding phosphonate ABC transporter ATP-binding protein, with product MLELNGLTKAYSDTDLALNDVSFTIEKGQVVALIGPSGAGKSTLIRCINRLVEPTKGSVSLNGTNITTLPTRKLREVRRQMGMIFQEYALVERLTVMENILSGRLGYVGFWRSFFRKYGAEAEDTAFRLLDQVGLPDAADKRADALSGGQRQRVGIARALIQDPSLLLVDEPTASLDPKTARQVMRLIRDLCRERNLAAIINIHDVALAQQFVERVIGLKAGQIAYDGPPEGLTQDVLTEIYGEEDWNETIRKVEDDDEEGAEADQAVTA from the coding sequence GTGCTTGAGCTTAACGGATTAACAAAAGCATATTCTGACACGGACCTTGCGCTCAATGATGTCAGTTTCACCATCGAAAAAGGACAGGTTGTGGCCCTTATTGGCCCCTCCGGCGCGGGTAAATCCACGCTGATCCGGTGTATCAACCGCCTTGTAGAGCCAACCAAGGGCAGCGTTTCCCTAAATGGTACAAATATCACCACATTACCGACGCGAAAACTGCGTGAAGTGCGCCGTCAGATGGGCATGATCTTTCAGGAATATGCCCTCGTGGAACGCCTCACTGTCATGGAAAATATTCTGTCCGGACGGCTTGGTTATGTGGGTTTCTGGCGGAGCTTCTTCCGAAAATATGGCGCCGAAGCGGAAGATACAGCCTTTCGCCTTCTGGATCAGGTAGGCCTTCCCGATGCCGCCGACAAACGGGCCGATGCCTTGTCTGGTGGTCAGCGTCAGCGTGTCGGTATTGCCCGCGCGCTTATTCAGGATCCGTCCCTTCTTCTGGTGGATGAGCCAACCGCGTCCCTTGACCCCAAAACCGCCCGTCAGGTCATGCGCCTGATCCGTGATTTATGTCGGGAGCGGAACCTTGCCGCTATTATCAACATTCACGACGTGGCCCTCGCCCAGCAATTTGTGGAGCGGGTTATTGGCCTGAAAGCCGGTCAGATCGCCTATGACGGGCCGCCAGAAGGCCTCACCCAGGATGTTCTTACCGAAATTTACGGTGAAGAAGACTGGAACGAAACCATCCGCAAAGTCGAAGATGACGATGAGGAAGGCGCTGAAGCTGATCAGGCGGTGACCGCATGA
- the phnE gene encoding phosphonate ABC transporter, permease protein PhnE: MTDHTADFRRWKKPPMIKNRWLRLLVFVGLPLYVALAFGSMEINWVRIIEGLPRGKDFILSFATPDFVTRWADIQEGILESIEMAVASTVVGILISIPIGLGAARNLAPTPVYLFCRGIISLSRALQEIIVAILMVAIFGFGPFAGFLTLAFSTIGFLAKLLAEAIEDINKSQSEAVRSTGASWGQWILYGIQPQVFPRLIGLSMYRLDINFRESAVLGIVGAGGIGATLNTAFDRYEFDTAAAVILIIVALVMVAEYTSSWLRVKVQ; encoded by the coding sequence ATGACAGATCATACAGCAGATTTTCGGCGGTGGAAAAAACCGCCCATGATCAAAAACAGGTGGCTGCGCCTCCTCGTTTTTGTGGGGCTTCCCCTTTATGTGGCGCTCGCCTTTGGCAGCATGGAAATCAACTGGGTCCGTATCATCGAAGGCCTGCCGCGCGGCAAGGATTTTATCCTGTCCTTCGCGACCCCCGATTTTGTGACCCGTTGGGCCGATATTCAGGAAGGCATTCTGGAAAGTATCGAAATGGCCGTGGCCTCTACGGTTGTGGGTATCCTGATTTCCATTCCGATCGGGCTGGGGGCCGCACGTAATCTGGCCCCAACACCAGTATATCTTTTCTGCCGGGGGATTATCTCCCTCAGCCGTGCACTGCAGGAAATCATCGTGGCAATCCTGATGGTGGCCATCTTTGGTTTTGGCCCGTTCGCAGGCTTCCTCACTCTTGCTTTCTCCACCATTGGCTTCCTTGCCAAATTGCTGGCCGAGGCGATTGAGGATATCAACAAATCCCAATCAGAAGCCGTGCGTTCCACTGGCGCAAGCTGGGGACAGTGGATCCTTTATGGCATTCAGCCACAGGTCTTCCCGCGCCTTATCGGGCTTAGCATGTATCGCCTTGATATTAACTTCCGCGAGTCTGCCGTGCTTGGCATCGTGGGTGCGGGCGGTATTGGTGCCACGCTTAACACAGCGTTTGACCGCTATGAATTTGATACGGCGGCGGCCGTGATCCTGATCATCGTGGCGCTTGTCATGGTGGCCGAATACACATCAAGCTGGTTAAGGGTGAAGGTGCAATAA
- the phnE gene encoding phosphonate ABC transporter, permease protein PhnE, translated as MAVRTLEDGSKKWSRRTLRQSMMIWFGWLIGLIIFVICWQAISEATTWFFVLDAPRIAEDIFTRAMPPRWGYIDKLWEPLWDTFNIATLGTGIAILLGVPMAFLTARNTTPSVYFIRPICMLFIVASRSINSLIWALLTVAIIGPGVLAGVVAIALRSIGFFAKLVYESIEEIDETPVEAIKATGASPTQVMLYAIWPQVKAAFVGVAVFRWDVNIRHSTVLGLVGAGGIGLQLSSSLNTLAWPQVSLIILTIFITVVISELVSAKIRAAITKK; from the coding sequence ATGGCTGTTAGAACCTTGGAAGACGGCTCAAAGAAATGGAGCCGCAGGACCCTCCGCCAGAGCATGATGATCTGGTTTGGCTGGTTGATCGGACTGATTATCTTCGTCATCTGCTGGCAAGCGATCTCAGAGGCAACCACATGGTTTTTTGTCCTTGACGCCCCGCGCATCGCAGAGGATATCTTCACACGGGCCATGCCGCCCAGATGGGGCTATATCGACAAATTGTGGGAGCCGTTATGGGATACCTTTAACATCGCCACGCTTGGCACCGGCATTGCCATCTTGTTGGGCGTTCCCATGGCGTTTTTGACGGCACGGAACACAACCCCATCGGTCTATTTTATCCGGCCGATCTGTATGTTGTTCATCGTGGCATCCCGCTCCATCAACTCGCTGATCTGGGCGCTTCTGACCGTGGCGATTATCGGCCCCGGCGTGCTTGCGGGTGTGGTGGCCATCGCCCTTCGCTCCATCGGCTTTTTCGCCAAGCTCGTCTATGAAAGCATCGAAGAGATCGACGAAACCCCGGTTGAAGCCATCAAAGCCACGGGTGCCTCGCCCACGCAGGTGATGCTCTACGCCATCTGGCCTCAGGTGAAAGCGGCCTTTGTGGGTGTTGCCGTGTTCCGCTGGGACGTGAACATTCGCCACTCCACCGTGCTTGGTCTTGTGGGCGCGGGTGGTATCGGCCTGCAGCTGAGCTCCTCGCTCAACACGCTGGCCTGGCCACAGGTTTCTCTGATCATCCTCACGATCTTTATCACGGTGGTGATCTCCGAACTTGTCTCCGCCAAGATCCGCGCGGCGATCACCAAAAAATAA
- the asd gene encoding archaetidylserine decarboxylase (Phosphatidylserine decarboxylase is synthesized as a single chain precursor. Generation of the pyruvoyl active site from a Ser is coupled to cleavage of a Gly-Ser bond between the larger (beta) and smaller (alpha chains). It is an integral membrane protein.), which translates to MSKPAPIYVIDRKTGEQFEEAVLGEKWIRWAYQNSNSSFLEKILFRSSFISKLMGAWYSSPLSKGKIAPTIAELSIDESEFLDSTDSYATFNDFFIRHLKDDARPYSDKAEDIVSPADGRTLVFPKLDENTFVPVKGFPFSIKTMLPGVYERFTNGALAIVRLCPADYHRYHFPCAGTITDTRDIEGALHSVNPIALGAGPDVFGDNKRTYTMIETENAGTMCFIEVGAFGVGSIVNTKTNGTVAKMEEKGYFKFGGSTVVVVFEPGKIEFSEDLVKNSAAGKETLLKVGETLARVVG; encoded by the coding sequence ATGAGCAAACCGGCCCCCATTTACGTTATCGATCGCAAAACCGGCGAACAGTTTGAAGAAGCCGTCTTGGGCGAAAAGTGGATCCGCTGGGCCTATCAGAACTCTAACAGCAGCTTCCTTGAAAAGATTTTATTCCGCTCCTCTTTCATCAGTAAATTGATGGGCGCGTGGTACAGCTCTCCGCTCTCCAAGGGGAAGATCGCCCCCACCATCGCGGAGCTTTCCATCGACGAAAGTGAATTTCTGGATAGCACCGATAGCTACGCCACTTTCAACGACTTTTTCATTCGCCACCTGAAAGACGACGCCCGCCCCTATAGCGATAAGGCAGAAGACATCGTCTCCCCCGCGGATGGGCGCACGTTGGTTTTTCCAAAACTGGATGAGAACACTTTTGTGCCGGTAAAAGGCTTCCCTTTTTCCATCAAGACAATGCTGCCGGGTGTGTATGAGCGTTTCACCAATGGCGCGCTGGCCATTGTGCGTCTGTGTCCCGCCGATTATCACCGCTATCATTTCCCATGCGCAGGCACCATCACCGACACCCGCGATATTGAGGGCGCGCTTCATTCGGTAAACCCCATCGCGCTTGGCGCGGGCCCGGATGTGTTTGGCGACAATAAACGCACCTACACAATGATCGAGACGGAAAACGCCGGCACCATGTGCTTTATCGAAGTGGGCGCCTTTGGCGTTGGCAGCATCGTCAACACCAAAACCAACGGCACCGTCGCCAAAATGGAAGAAAAAGGCTACTTCAAATTCGGCGGCTCCACCGTCGTCGTCGTCTTCGAACCCGGCAAAATCGAGTTCAGCGAAGATTTGGTGAAAAACAGCGCGGCGGGTAAAGAGACCTTGCTAAAAGTCGGAGAGACGTTGGCGAGGGTTGTTGGGTGA
- a CDS encoding MAE_28990/MAE_18760 family HEPN-like nuclease, whose translation MRDVSLNRIAINRIWRAREISDVRAFHYDTNLERNKKFSSRAVIVLCYAHWEGYFADCINTLIDYFQQAGFSYYNLNENFILGAVTPIFDSYKNKTDNLANRLTVTQELRGIKNQDFALFDRKVLLPRSNLNFDRLRFVYSILGEDIQPFQKHRIRLDGELVKWRHMVAHGEMFTMENDFVKSHTQLCEELMLLIGDTFENLIYEYS comes from the coding sequence ATGCGCGATGTTTCTTTGAACCGAATTGCGATAAACCGAATTTGGCGCGCACGCGAAATATCGGATGTTCGGGCTTTTCACTACGATACTAATCTAGAGAGAAACAAGAAGTTTTCTTCGAGGGCTGTGATTGTATTATGCTATGCCCATTGGGAGGGATATTTTGCAGACTGTATAAACACGCTAATAGACTATTTCCAACAAGCGGGTTTTTCTTATTATAACCTCAATGAAAATTTTATCTTGGGCGCGGTTACTCCAATATTTGATAGTTATAAAAACAAGACCGATAATTTAGCAAATCGACTGACTGTCACACAGGAGTTAAGAGGAATAAAAAATCAGGATTTTGCATTGTTTGATAGAAAGGTTCTGTTGCCCAGATCAAACCTAAATTTTGATAGATTGCGCTTTGTGTATTCGATCTTAGGAGAGGATATTCAGCCTTTTCAAAAGCATAGAATTAGACTCGATGGTGAACTGGTGAAATGGAGGCATATGGTTGCACATGGAGAGATGTTCACTATGGAAAATGATTTCGTTAAATCGCATACACAGTTGTGTGAAGAGTTAATGCTACTCATTGGGGATACTTTTGAAAACTTAATATATGAGTATTCTTAG